One part of the Treponema peruense genome encodes these proteins:
- the mtaB gene encoding tRNA (N(6)-L-threonylcarbamoyladenosine(37)-C(2))-methylthiotransferase MtaB, with product MKATLKVHFETLGCRLNQDESEGAARAFCNAGFVTDMESCTARSLPDSSVALAVINTCTVTGKAEQKARRIIRLVLDKCPAAVVIVTGCYAELEGNAITQICPERICILPGQKKSVLKDIALAMAAGSASGTDGRLSLAKIDSIIKASSSEKKDAFVLYTPVFEKHSRASIKIQDGCNNSCTFCRIHLARGTSVSLDAQTVLERIKTMEDTGVREAVFTGVNLSQYAGDFNGTKLSFGSLLELLLKETSSIKFRVSSFYPQHITPALCSILSSDRVQPSFHLSIQSGSDRILNLMSRPYDRDSVLKAVELLRKAKNNPFISCDIIAGFPSETGEDFALTQSLCSAAQFSWIHAFPFSARPGTKAYSMKPQIPERIKGERVKWLFEKAVEGKTAYISSFKGKILPAIVENSRSLRLSSPSAANFVRVNAVTENFLHVECLVPSKGFIPAPGTEVNVRIDSVLEDSIRSGREVECSGTLVL from the coding sequence ATGAAAGCAACCCTTAAAGTACATTTTGAAACTCTTGGATGCAGGCTCAATCAGGATGAGTCAGAGGGGGCGGCTCGTGCTTTCTGCAATGCCGGATTTGTTACCGACATGGAATCCTGTACAGCCCGTTCCCTTCCCGACAGCAGTGTTGCGCTTGCCGTAATAAATACCTGTACAGTAACAGGCAAAGCAGAACAGAAAGCCCGCAGAATAATCCGTCTTGTTCTTGACAAATGCCCGGCGGCCGTGGTTATTGTTACCGGCTGCTATGCAGAACTTGAAGGAAACGCCATAACGCAGATATGCCCTGAACGAATATGCATTCTTCCCGGACAAAAAAAGTCTGTACTTAAAGATATTGCACTTGCAATGGCTGCCGGGTCTGCGTCCGGTACTGACGGCCGGCTTTCTCTGGCAAAGATTGATTCCATAATAAAAGCATCTTCTTCAGAAAAAAAAGATGCTTTTGTACTTTACACACCGGTTTTTGAAAAACACAGCCGTGCTTCAATAAAAATACAGGACGGCTGCAACAATTCGTGCACATTCTGCAGAATACATCTTGCACGCGGAACATCCGTTTCCCTTGACGCACAGACTGTTCTTGAACGCATTAAAACAATGGAAGACACCGGTGTTAGGGAAGCTGTTTTTACAGGAGTAAACTTAAGCCAGTATGCTGGCGACTTTAACGGAACAAAACTTTCTTTTGGCTCACTTCTGGAACTTTTGCTTAAAGAAACATCTTCCATAAAATTCCGTGTTTCAAGCTTTTATCCGCAGCATATTACACCCGCGCTTTGCAGTATTCTTTCTTCTGACAGGGTACAGCCCTCATTTCATCTTAGCATACAGTCAGGAAGCGACAGAATACTCAATCTTATGAGCCGTCCCTACGACAGAGATTCAGTATTGAAAGCGGTAGAACTATTAAGAAAGGCAAAGAACAATCCGTTTATTTCCTGCGACATTATTGCGGGCTTTCCTTCAGAAACAGGAGAAGACTTTGCGCTTACACAGTCTCTCTGCAGCGCGGCACAGTTTTCGTGGATACATGCATTTCCTTTTTCTGCAAGACCCGGAACAAAGGCTTATTCAATGAAACCGCAGATTCCCGAGCGCATTAAAGGCGAAAGAGTAAAATGGCTGTTTGAAAAGGCTGTGGAAGGCAAAACCGCATATATTTCTTCATTCAAGGGAAAAATTCTTCCTGCAATTGTAGAAAACAGCCGCTCTTTAAGACTGTCTTCTCCTTCTGCCGCAAACTTTGTGCGCGTAAATGCTGTTACAGAAAATTTTCTTCATGTAGAGTGTCTGGTGCCTTCAAAAGGTTTTATTCCTGCTCCCGGAACCGAAGTAAATGTCAGAATAGACTCGGTTCTTGAAGACAGCATACGTTCCGGAAGAGAAGTGGAATGTTCAGGAACACTTGTGCTTTAG
- a CDS encoding tetratricopeptide repeat protein: MNSVLKRCIPLVFIAFASVSAFSQNSKPDALKLYNEGNYKESIKVCEDEINANPSNMDSYSVLCWALVANRQYNEAEQRAIEARKINSYDVRLIEVLGEAKYYLGKNNEALNMFQRYIANVPENGSRVGRVYFYMGEIYIRQARYEHADIAFTTAVRTEPLRDYWWARLGYSREMTGNWKSALSAYNQALSLNPTQYDATRGKARCQSKIQ; this comes from the coding sequence ATGAATTCTGTTTTAAAAAGATGTATTCCGCTCGTTTTTATTGCATTTGCATCCGTTTCTGCATTTTCACAGAATTCCAAGCCTGACGCGCTCAAGCTCTATAATGAAGGCAACTATAAGGAATCAATCAAAGTCTGCGAAGATGAAATAAATGCAAACCCCAGCAATATGGATTCTTACAGCGTACTCTGCTGGGCTCTTGTTGCAAACAGGCAGTACAACGAAGCAGAACAGAGGGCCATTGAAGCACGCAAGATAAATTCCTACGATGTAAGGCTTATTGAAGTTTTGGGTGAAGCAAAATATTATCTTGGCAAAAACAACGAAGCCCTTAATATGTTCCAGCGCTACATAGCCAATGTTCCAGAAAACGGAAGCCGCGTGGGAAGAGTTTACTTTTATATGGGCGAAATCTATATAAGACAGGCCCGTTACGAACATGCAGATATTGCCTTTACGACTGCAGTCCGCACAGAACCGTTAAGGGATTACTGGTGGGCCAGACTCGGATATTCCCGTGAAATGACAGGAAACTGGAAAAGTGCACTTTCTGCCTACAACCAGGCTTTGTCCCTTAATCCGACTCAGTATGATGCTACCCGCGGAAAAGCCAGGTGCCAGTCAAAAATTCAGTAA
- a CDS encoding Trp family transcriptional regulator, which produces MDEENRYPDSIMEICQLLAKTDDSQLIFDFFECLFTRAELRDFSNRWNLVKELDAGTTQREIARKYGMSLCNITRGSKEMKKADSAFVRMLEKLKETH; this is translated from the coding sequence ATGGACGAAGAAAACCGTTATCCTGATTCAATCATGGAGATTTGTCAGCTTCTTGCAAAGACAGACGACAGTCAGCTTATTTTTGATTTTTTTGAATGTCTTTTTACCAGGGCTGAACTCAGGGATTTTTCAAACAGGTGGAATCTTGTAAAGGAACTTGATGCCGGAACAACGCAACGTGAAATTGCACGCAAATACGGAATGTCACTGTGCAACATAACCCGCGGCTCAAAGGAAATGAAAAAAGCAGATTCAGCCTTTGTGCGTATGCTTGAAAAGCTTAAGGAAACACACTGA
- a CDS encoding helix-turn-helix domain-containing protein has translation MEDDIFHIKTIQPFLVFETKKFYQRVIASCGISHFYSFSGSDKTVSVPFLADGCSNIIFCYDRGNINAYVLGQTVEQGVFTIKSGADYFGIRFQPGENPCFEDLDVKDMAGKELLLSDFSDMRLLIEKMTEQTTFTTRMCTFMEAYRHYRNKKVSSQHQLYRQIIRLIVAKKGMLKISELEVLTGYSARYINHIFENHSGMSAKQFCGIVRIQFVVSEMNKGNVSSFSKLASDYRYYDQAHFIHEFKQYTGKTPSEYSAEVERCSYKANVINI, from the coding sequence ATGGAAGACGACATTTTTCACATCAAAACAATTCAGCCTTTTCTCGTTTTTGAAACAAAAAAATTTTATCAGCGCGTTATAGCTTCCTGCGGAATTTCACATTTCTACAGTTTCAGTGGCAGTGACAAAACAGTTTCTGTTCCGTTTTTGGCAGACGGCTGCAGCAATATAATTTTCTGCTACGACCGCGGGAATATAAATGCGTATGTTCTTGGACAGACCGTGGAGCAGGGTGTCTTTACAATAAAAAGCGGTGCCGACTATTTTGGCATAAGGTTCCAGCCCGGCGAAAACCCGTGTTTTGAAGATCTTGATGTAAAGGACATGGCCGGCAAAGAGCTGCTTCTTTCTGACTTTTCGGATATGCGCCTTCTTATAGAGAAAATGACTGAACAGACTACATTCACTACAAGAATGTGTACTTTTATGGAAGCATACAGGCACTACAGAAACAAAAAAGTCAGTTCGCAGCACCAGCTTTACAGACAGATAATCCGTCTTATTGTTGCAAAAAAAGGAATGCTCAAAATAAGCGAACTTGAAGTTCTTACAGGATATTCTGCGCGTTATATAAACCACATTTTTGAAAACCACTCCGGAATGAGTGCCAAGCAGTTCTGCGGAATAGTCAGAATTCAGTTTGTGGTAAGTGAAATGAACAAAGGTAATGTTTCGTCCTTTTCAAAACTTGCATCAGACTACAGGTATTACGACCAGGCGCATTTTATACATGAGTTCAAGCAGTATACGGGAAAAACACCTTCAGAATATTCCGCAGAAGTAGAACGCTGTTCCTACAAGGCAAACGTTATTAACATTTAA
- a CDS encoding ferritin family protein: protein MKKWVCKVCGYVHTGDNAPEVCPQCHAKNAFVEQKESKGFACEHQVGSAKGLDAEVVQGLVDNFNGECSEVGMYLAMSRQADREGYPEIAEAYKRYAFEEAEHASKFAELLGDVLTDSTKKNLQMRADAEAGACEGKLMLAKRAKELGYDAIHDTVHEMAKDEARHGAGFKGLLARYFN, encoded by the coding sequence ATGAAGAAATGGGTTTGCAAAGTTTGCGGTTATGTACATACAGGAGACAACGCTCCGGAAGTATGTCCCCAGTGTCATGCAAAAAATGCTTTTGTAGAGCAGAAAGAATCAAAGGGATTTGCCTGTGAGCACCAGGTCGGATCAGCAAAGGGACTCGATGCAGAAGTAGTACAGGGTCTTGTAGACAATTTTAACGGTGAATGTTCAGAAGTCGGAATGTATCTAGCAATGTCACGCCAGGCAGACCGCGAAGGTTACCCCGAAATTGCAGAAGCATACAAGCGCTATGCCTTTGAAGAAGCAGAACATGCATCAAAGTTTGCAGAACTTCTTGGAGACGTTCTTACAGATTCAACAAAGAAGAACCTTCAGATGAGAGCAGATGCAGAAGCCGGTGCATGTGAAGGAAAACTCATGCTTGCAAAACGCGCAAAGGAACTCGGATACGATGCTATTCACGACACTGTTCATGAAATGGCAAAGGATGAAGCCCGCCACGGAGCAGGATTCAAGGGACTTCTCGCACGTTACTTCAACTAA
- a CDS encoding coiled-coil domain-containing protein → MKLKKLISYTFVMLASFCAFTAEGYFIGDGGAGKRVLVYTSELENGLSDSSDAWIAAKVKRDIINDLVTYSNLTVINSDERSTIRKIQKEYESSEYSTDNPVQLGKSVQAKSYITLTTTRLEQKGQDYYGISATIYNIETRQAEGGFTLKPSFSQADFVTKAHGTVSAELLEQMGVKLTSAGKRLICTGSFDEAVSGDISDAEENLSAINAELEKLSKKQSELSVQSLTSLEEQAHKTRIETQKALLLQQKKNEEDKIQRMKADEAKKQEEDAINKKRNAEKRDSILSLSSQIEKKAQAIRDKKTEALNAAQRIVIIEGEKLALLENENTIAASIEDYNSKLKAECEAQMKARRERKTPTAEKNPDGTLNERGLMSLENDILEIKAKYEDLEAKNESDIREKTNEAQKQLRKKITADIDDLESKKYTITSIAEQGLYLRIGNYDGNIGKEGWKYGLAFSFDGQTVYETEDLLSYQDLTGKTVPGYPKLGSKNREQNLKLYNQYLDTVENYDSFFRMNVPFVEAVLTYSVRTQSYKNPSSYVLVIEKIEFRNVSTGKKIKTVMPLIHCPYQYTPSVDIDWRTESVQKSDYEEMLKQNRLKKQAELDAQKKEEQKQKKEQKKEEQEQKKEQKKEEQEQKKEQKKKAKSASSKSSKQDPRDTICSLLYEFIPGAVNFYANDKSAYITVGYTATLGLSDNMFIGGNLEAGCGGTAFFSVPQSDDYYYDSSYYETDDTAEPVLTCSGILGASYNIAKYLRASVYGEGGYILNELGGGVGASLELYIPKKFGIMVSSSVLYNDTNKFMLKYSAGIELCF, encoded by the coding sequence ATGAAGCTTAAAAAACTTATTTCATATACATTTGTAATGCTCGCTTCTTTTTGTGCATTTACGGCAGAAGGCTATTTTATAGGAGACGGTGGTGCCGGAAAACGTGTCCTTGTTTACACTTCAGAGCTTGAAAACGGACTTTCTGACTCAAGCGATGCCTGGATTGCGGCAAAAGTTAAGCGCGACATTATAAACGATCTTGTAACATATTCAAATCTTACCGTAATCAATTCCGACGAGCGCAGTACAATCAGAAAAATCCAGAAAGAATACGAAAGTTCTGAATACTCAACGGACAATCCTGTTCAGCTGGGAAAATCTGTTCAGGCAAAATCGTACATTACGCTTACAACTACAAGACTTGAACAAAAGGGACAGGATTACTACGGAATTTCTGCCACAATCTATAATATAGAAACAAGACAGGCAGAAGGCGGCTTTACACTCAAGCCAAGTTTTTCCCAGGCAGATTTTGTTACAAAAGCCCACGGAACAGTGTCAGCAGAACTTCTTGAACAGATGGGCGTAAAACTTACATCTGCAGGAAAGCGCCTTATATGTACAGGAAGTTTTGATGAAGCCGTATCAGGTGACATCTCGGACGCAGAAGAAAATCTTTCTGCAATAAATGCTGAACTCGAAAAACTTTCAAAAAAACAGTCAGAACTGTCGGTACAGTCGCTTACAAGCCTTGAAGAACAGGCACACAAGACAAGAATAGAAACACAGAAAGCCCTTCTTCTGCAGCAGAAAAAGAATGAAGAAGACAAAATCCAGAGAATGAAGGCCGATGAAGCAAAAAAACAGGAAGAAGATGCCATAAACAAGAAGCGAAATGCAGAAAAACGCGACTCAATTCTTTCTCTTTCCTCGCAGATAGAAAAAAAGGCTCAGGCCATACGCGACAAAAAGACAGAAGCCTTGAATGCCGCCCAGAGAATAGTAATTATTGAAGGTGAAAAGCTTGCACTTCTTGAAAACGAAAACACAATTGCAGCAAGCATAGAAGACTACAATTCAAAACTTAAAGCAGAATGTGAAGCACAGATGAAAGCCAGGCGCGAAAGAAAAACGCCGACAGCAGAAAAAAATCCTGACGGAACACTCAACGAAAGAGGCCTCATGTCCCTTGAAAATGACATTCTTGAAATAAAGGCAAAATACGAAGACCTTGAAGCAAAAAACGAAAGTGACATCAGGGAAAAAACAAACGAAGCCCAGAAACAGCTCAGAAAAAAAATAACGGCAGATATAGATGATCTCGAGTCCAAAAAATATACGATTACTTCAATCGCAGAACAGGGACTGTACTTGCGAATAGGAAATTACGACGGAAACATAGGAAAAGAAGGCTGGAAATACGGTCTTGCATTCAGCTTTGACGGGCAGACTGTCTATGAAACAGAAGATTTGCTTTCATATCAGGATCTTACCGGCAAAACTGTTCCCGGATACCCCAAACTTGGTTCCAAAAACCGTGAACAGAATCTAAAACTTTACAACCAGTATCTGGACACCGTAGAAAACTATGACAGTTTCTTCAGAATGAACGTTCCTTTTGTAGAAGCGGTGCTTACCTATTCTGTACGTACACAAAGTTACAAAAACCCCTCTTCCTATGTTCTTGTTATTGAAAAAATTGAATTCCGCAACGTCAGTACAGGAAAAAAAATAAAGACAGTAATGCCTTTAATACACTGCCCTTACCAGTATACACCTTCTGTAGATATAGACTGGCGAACAGAATCAGTGCAGAAGTCTGACTACGAAGAAATGCTCAAACAGAACCGCCTTAAAAAACAGGCCGAACTTGATGCTCAGAAAAAAGAAGAGCAGAAGCAGAAAAAAGAGCAGAAAAAAGAAGAGCAGGAGCAGAAAAAAGAACAGAAAAAAGAAGAGCAGGAGCAGAAAAAAGAACAGAAAAAAAAGGCAAAATCTGCATCTTCCAAAAGCAGTAAACAGGATCCCCGTGACACAATATGTTCTTTGCTATATGAATTTATTCCGGGTGCAGTAAACTTTTACGCAAATGACAAATCTGCCTATATTACAGTCGGTTACACGGCAACACTCGGTCTTTCTGACAATATGTTTATAGGCGGAAACCTTGAAGCCGGATGTGGTGGAACAGCTTTTTTCTCGGTTCCACAAAGCGATGATTATTACTATGACAGTTCGTATTATGAAACAGATGATACCGCAGAACCTGTTTTAACATGCAGCGGAATTCTGGGAGCATCTTATAACATTGCAAAGTATTTAAGGGCAAGCGTCTACGGTGAAGGCGGATACATATTAAACGAACTCGGCGGCGGAGTCGGGGCAAGCCTTGAGCTTTACATTCCAAAGAAATTCGGTATAATGGTTTCTTCGTCTGTTCTGTATAACGATACAAACAAATTTATGCTCAAGTATTCAGCAGGAATAGAACTCTGTTTCTAA
- a CDS encoding DUF2974 domain-containing protein, with protein MANMTDYIKWRGDVGMDKIPFGEVDALILCQLSYLNFDGIVPSDFSRKITLRQAAYDFARADDYETRSDVGALINPDTVQLLQLAGESERFGEIGLCGFINKVELEREEQFSAVTFTRGKNLNFVAFRGTDDNIVGWKEDFNLAFMDTVPSQSDALAYLGEAAQYLRGTIMVGGHSKGANLALYSAVNIPKKIQSRISAVYANDGPGFKKEFFERAEFAAIKDRLHAYVPQLSIVGMLFSHADGYITVDSDGRGIRQHDPFTWHILGAHFVELVGLDEESVYISQTVNGWFNALTQTQRELFVQTLFGLLKNVDVRTNSEFTENFGENLFKLLKAATKVDSETREAVMKTVKLLVKYAFKNVGQLKKTPVSSGF; from the coding sequence ATGGCAAATATGACTGACTATATTAAATGGCGCGGCGATGTGGGAATGGACAAAATTCCGTTCGGTGAAGTTGATGCCCTTATTCTGTGCCAGCTTAGCTATCTGAACTTTGACGGAATTGTTCCATCAGACTTTTCCCGGAAGATTACACTCAGGCAGGCTGCGTATGACTTTGCAAGGGCAGATGATTACGAAACAAGAAGCGACGTTGGTGCACTTATTAATCCAGACACCGTACAGCTTCTTCAGCTTGCAGGAGAGTCGGAGCGCTTTGGGGAAATAGGTTTGTGCGGTTTTATAAACAAAGTCGAACTTGAACGCGAAGAACAGTTTTCGGCGGTTACCTTTACGCGCGGAAAAAATCTCAATTTTGTTGCGTTCAGGGGAACTGACGACAATATCGTGGGCTGGAAGGAAGATTTTAACCTTGCGTTCATGGACACGGTTCCGTCACAATCTGATGCACTGGCTTATCTTGGCGAAGCTGCACAGTATCTGCGCGGAACAATTATGGTTGGCGGTCACAGCAAGGGGGCAAATCTGGCTCTTTATTCTGCGGTGAATATTCCAAAAAAGATACAGTCGCGCATAAGTGCAGTCTATGCAAATGACGGCCCAGGCTTTAAGAAAGAATTTTTTGAACGCGCTGAATTTGCTGCAATAAAAGACAGACTTCATGCCTATGTTCCGCAGCTTTCTATTGTAGGAATGCTTTTTTCACATGCAGACGGCTATATTACAGTAGATTCTGACGGCCGGGGAATAAGACAGCACGATCCCTTTACATGGCACATTCTTGGCGCACATTTTGTAGAATTGGTCGGCCTTGACGAAGAAAGCGTCTATATTTCGCAGACAGTCAACGGCTGGTTCAATGCACTTACGCAGACACAGCGCGAACTTTTCGTCCAGACTCTGTTCGGGCTTCTTAAAAATGTTGATGTCAGGACAAATTCTGAGTTTACCGAAAACTTCGGTGAAAATCTGTTCAAACTGCTTAAGGCCGCAACAAAGGTAGATTCAGAAACAAGGGAAGCGGTTATGAAAACCGTAAAGCTTCTTGTAAAATACGCATTCAAAAATGTCGGTCAGCTTAAGAAAACACCGGTTTCTTCCGGCTTTTGA
- a CDS encoding IMP cyclohydrolase, giving the protein MKIQPLAQTLSMNEYPGRGIIAGKSADSKKAVAAYWIMGRSENSRNRVFIEENDGIRTQAFDPSKLVDPSLIIYAPVRVLGNNTIVTNGDQTDTVYDGMKSGLTFEQSLRSRKFEPDAPNFTPRISACLNVSGGNFALDMSILKSDCGIESSCQRYTFSYENPRAGVGRYIHTYMGNANPLPSFEGEPELVELNGDIEEITSTIWNSLNEENKVSLFVRTIDIETGKTETRIVNKNK; this is encoded by the coding sequence ATGAAAATTCAACCTTTGGCACAGACACTTTCCATGAACGAGTATCCGGGACGCGGAATCATCGCTGGAAAATCTGCAGACTCAAAAAAAGCCGTTGCAGCTTACTGGATTATGGGACGCAGCGAAAACAGCCGCAACAGGGTTTTTATTGAAGAAAACGACGGAATACGCACACAGGCCTTTGACCCGTCAAAACTTGTTGACCCCAGCCTGATTATTTACGCACCGGTAAGGGTTCTGGGAAACAATACAATTGTAACAAACGGCGACCAGACAGATACAGTATACGACGGAATGAAAAGCGGACTAACCTTCGAGCAGTCACTGCGTTCAAGAAAGTTCGAGCCCGATGCACCAAACTTTACACCAAGAATTTCGGCCTGCCTTAACGTAAGCGGCGGAAACTTTGCACTGGACATGTCTATACTCAAAAGCGACTGCGGAATCGAATCTTCCTGCCAGAGATACACATTCAGCTATGAAAACCCCAGGGCCGGAGTGGGACGCTATATCCACACATACATGGGAAACGCAAACCCGCTGCCAAGTTTTGAAGGCGAGCCCGAACTTGTTGAACTCAATGGTGATATAGAAGAAATTACCTCAACAATCTGGAACTCACTCAACGAAGAAAACAAAGTTTCCCTTTTTGTAAGAACAATCGACATAGAAACCGGTAAAACCGAAACAAGAATTGTAAATAAAAACAAATAA
- a CDS encoding bactofilin family protein, which produces MFEIKDSTPFETDEEDFDTVMASDISFTGTIRFAKPFMIKGKVNGNIEATSDLLIDTAAEVNADISAERVLVRGRVKGNISGKKVVYVSSTGSVFGDISSSQVVLEPGSRFTGKCSMTAGF; this is translated from the coding sequence ATGTTTGAAATAAAAGATTCGACTCCTTTTGAGACAGATGAGGAAGATTTTGATACAGTAATGGCTTCCGATATTTCATTTACCGGAACAATCCGCTTTGCCAAGCCTTTTATGATTAAAGGAAAAGTGAACGGCAATATCGAAGCTACAAGTGATCTGCTTATAGACACCGCTGCAGAAGTCAACGCAGATATTAGTGCAGAAAGGGTTTTGGTCAGAGGCAGGGTCAAAGGAAATATTTCAGGCAAAAAAGTTGTCTATGTTTCTTCAACAGGTTCTGTTTTTGGCGATATATCTTCAAGTCAGGTTGTACTTGAACCGGGTTCTAGATTTACCGGAAAATGCTCCATGACGGCGGGGTTTTAA
- a CDS encoding Fur family transcriptional regulator — protein MSDDLIYAKKLEEHGIRPSVQRTAIYRYISENKVHPTADTVYMALSPEYPTLSKTTVYNTLHLFSQKNLVRNVMIESDEIRYDADTSDHIHFKCTKCQKVFDIFNKDFFTQIEENKIQTVPAGFTVKKIEFNVWGICTECGSDCKN, from the coding sequence TTGTCGGACGACTTAATCTATGCAAAAAAACTCGAAGAACACGGAATAAGACCGTCCGTACAGAGAACTGCCATATACAGGTATATTTCGGAGAACAAAGTACATCCTACTGCAGATACAGTATACATGGCTTTGTCCCCGGAATATCCTACCCTTTCAAAAACTACGGTCTACAATACGTTGCATCTGTTCAGCCAGAAAAATCTTGTGCGCAATGTCATGATAGAAAGTGACGAAATACGCTATGATGCAGACACTTCGGACCATATTCACTTCAAATGCACAAAATGTCAGAAAGTTTTTGATATATTCAACAAAGATTTTTTTACACAGATTGAAGAAAACAAAATCCAGACTGTTCCCGCAGGATTTACGGTAAAAAAAATTGAATTCAACGTCTGGGGAATATGCACAGAATGCGGTTCGGACTGTAAAAACTGA